One Methylobacterium sp. 77 DNA window includes the following coding sequences:
- a CDS encoding xanthine dehydrogenase family protein subunit M, with protein sequence MKSFTYERPSTPAGAASAVAGMPNAKFIAGGTNLLDLMKLQIETPTHLVDVNGLGLDKIEPASDGGLRIGALVRNTDLAADARVRRDYGVLSRALLAGASGQLRNKATTAGNLLQRTRCPYFYDTAQPCNKRQPGSGCAAIDGVSRQLGVIGTSDTCIATYPGDMAVAMRVLDATVETVDAKGTERNIPIAEFHRLPADKPEIDTTLKAGELITAVMLPKPVAGTHIYRKVRDRASYAYALVSVAAIIGKDGSGHVAFGGVAPRPWRIEAAEGDLPRGARAVTDKVFAEAKPTPENAYKLKLAERTLGAVLSEARA encoded by the coding sequence ATGAAGTCCTTCACCTACGAGCGTCCGAGCACACCTGCCGGGGCGGCGTCCGCCGTGGCCGGGATGCCGAACGCCAAGTTCATCGCCGGCGGCACCAACCTCCTCGATCTGATGAAGCTTCAGATCGAGACCCCGACCCACCTCGTCGACGTGAACGGCCTGGGCCTCGACAAAATCGAGCCGGCCTCGGATGGCGGCCTGCGTATCGGCGCCCTGGTGCGTAATACGGACCTCGCCGCCGATGCCCGCGTCCGGAGGGATTACGGCGTCCTGAGTCGTGCCCTGCTGGCCGGCGCCTCGGGCCAGTTGCGCAACAAGGCGACGACCGCCGGAAACCTGCTTCAGCGGACCCGCTGCCCATATTTCTACGACACCGCCCAGCCCTGCAACAAACGCCAGCCCGGCTCGGGCTGCGCCGCCATCGATGGCGTCTCGCGTCAGCTTGGCGTCATCGGCACGAGCGATACCTGCATTGCGACCTACCCCGGCGATATGGCCGTGGCGATGCGTGTGCTCGACGCCACCGTGGAGACGGTCGACGCGAAGGGAACCGAACGCAACATCCCGATCGCCGAGTTTCACCGCCTGCCGGCCGACAAGCCGGAGATCGATACGACGCTCAAGGCGGGTGAGCTCATCACTGCAGTCATGTTGCCGAAGCCGGTCGCCGGGACGCACATCTACCGCAAGGTCCGCGACCGTGCCTCCTACGCTTACGCCCTGGTTTCGGTCGCCGCCATCATCGGCAAGGACGGCTCCGGTCACGTGGCGTTCGGCGGGGTCGCGCCACGTCCCTGGCGCATCGAGGCCGCCGAGGGCGACCTGCCCCGAGGCGCCAGGGCGGTGACCGACAAGGTCTTCGCCGAGGCCAAGCCGACCCCCGAGAACGCCTACAAGCTGAAGCTGGCCGAGCGCACGCTCGGTGCCGTCCTGTCCGAAGCGAGGGCCTGA
- the paoA gene encoding aldehyde dehydrogenase iron-sulfur subunit PaoA yields the protein MVGASATAALAAVPSGARSDTAGANPAGADKPVMAKVSLTVNGQGRELQLDTRTSLLDAAREHLHLTGSKKGCDHGQCGACTMIVDGRRINSCLTLAVMHQGSEITTIEGLGQPNNLHPMQAAFVKHDGYQCGFCTPGQICSGVAMLAEIRAGIPSHVTADLNAPMQVTDAEIRERMSGNICRCGAYSNIVEAVTDVAGRPA from the coding sequence ATGGTCGGAGCATCCGCCACCGCCGCCCTGGCCGCCGTGCCGTCAGGCGCCCGGTCCGATACCGCAGGCGCCAATCCGGCCGGTGCGGACAAGCCGGTCATGGCGAAAGTGTCGCTGACCGTGAACGGGCAAGGGCGTGAGCTCCAGCTCGACACCCGCACCTCGCTCCTCGACGCGGCGCGCGAGCACCTGCACCTGACTGGTTCCAAGAAGGGCTGCGACCATGGCCAGTGCGGGGCCTGCACGATGATCGTCGACGGTCGGCGCATCAATTCGTGCCTGACCCTTGCGGTGATGCACCAGGGCTCGGAGATCACCACCATCGAGGGACTCGGGCAGCCCAACAACCTGCACCCGATGCAGGCGGCCTTCGTGAAACACGACGGCTACCAGTGCGGGTTCTGCACGCCAGGCCAGATCTGCTCCGGCGTCGCAATGCTCGCCGAGATCAGGGCCGGCATCCCGAGCCACGTCACGGCGGATCTCAACGCTCCGATGCAGGTGACGGACGCCGAGATCCGGGAGCGCATGAGTGGCAACATCTGCCGCTGCGGCGCCTATTCCAACATCGTCGAAGCGGTGACCGACGTCGCCGGGAGGCCCGCATGA
- a CDS encoding cupin domain-containing protein, translated as MEIKRSGSQASAKGPTDWFTGTVRVDPLFSPNEPARTGGALVTFEPGARTAWHTHPLGQTLIVTVGMGLVQREGGLIEEIRPGDIVWFPPGEKHWHGAGPTTAMSHIAIQETQDGSAVTWMEKVSDEQYRP; from the coding sequence ATGGAGATCAAGCGTTCAGGCTCGCAGGCTTCGGCCAAGGGCCCCACCGACTGGTTCACCGGCACGGTCCGCGTCGACCCACTCTTCAGCCCCAACGAGCCAGCCCGCACCGGCGGCGCCCTCGTCACCTTCGAGCCCGGCGCCCGCACGGCCTGGCACACCCATCCGCTCGGTCAGACGCTGATCGTGACCGTCGGCATGGGGCTGGTCCAGCGCGAAGGCGGTCTCATCGAGGAGATCCGTCCCGGCGACATCGTGTGGTTCCCGCCGGGCGAGAAGCACTGGCACGGTGCCGGGCCGACCACCGCAATGAGCCACATCGCCATTCAGGAGACGCAAGACGGCAGCGCCGTAACCTGGATGGAGAAGGTCAGCGACGAGCAGTACCGCCCATAG
- a CDS encoding LysR family transcriptional regulator, which yields MARESINDLIAFQAVARERSFTRAAAQMGVSQSALSQTVRGLETRLGLRLLTRTTRSVAATEAGERLLQAVGPHLDGIEAGLAALSALREKPAGTIRITADGYAAGAVVWPALARLLPDYPDIKVEVVTDYILTDIVAERFDAGVRLGGIVAKDMVAVPIGPPMRMATVATPLYFAGRAKPRTPQDLTGHTCINHRLLTQGGLYAWEFEKGGRELRVRVEGQLVFNDAHMLLRAALDGFGIAYLPEGLIEPYLAEGRLVRVLADWCDPFPGYHLYYPSRRQHSPAFALLVDALRYRT from the coding sequence TTGGCGCGGGAAAGCATCAACGACCTGATCGCCTTCCAGGCGGTCGCGCGCGAACGAAGCTTCACCCGCGCGGCGGCGCAGATGGGCGTATCGCAATCCGCCCTGAGCCAGACCGTCCGCGGCCTGGAGACCCGGCTCGGGCTTCGCCTGCTCACAAGGACGACCCGGAGCGTCGCCGCGACCGAGGCCGGCGAGCGCCTGCTTCAGGCGGTGGGTCCGCATCTCGACGGGATCGAGGCCGGCCTCGCGGCACTGAGCGCCTTGCGCGAGAAGCCGGCCGGCACCATCCGCATCACGGCGGATGGTTACGCGGCCGGTGCCGTCGTGTGGCCTGCGCTGGCGCGCCTCCTACCGGACTATCCGGACATCAAGGTCGAGGTGGTCACCGACTACATCCTGACGGACATCGTGGCGGAACGGTTCGACGCCGGCGTGCGTCTGGGCGGCATCGTCGCCAAGGACATGGTCGCGGTGCCCATCGGACCACCGATGCGCATGGCGACCGTCGCCACGCCGCTCTATTTTGCCGGACGCGCGAAGCCACGGACTCCCCAGGACCTCACGGGTCACACCTGCATCAACCACCGTCTCCTCACACAGGGAGGGCTCTACGCCTGGGAGTTCGAGAAGGGCGGCCGCGAGCTTCGCGTGAGGGTGGAGGGACAACTCGTGTTCAACGACGCCCACATGTTGCTGCGGGCCGCCCTGGACGGCTTCGGCATCGCCTACCTGCCGGAGGGTTTGATCGAGCCCTACCTGGCCGAGGGCCGGCTCGTTCGGGTCCTGGCCGATTGGTGCGACCCTTTCCCGGGCTACCACCTCTACTATCCGAGCCGGCGGCAGCATTCGCCGGCTTTCGCGCTGCTGGTGGATGCCCTGCGGTATCGAACATGA
- the msrA gene encoding peptide-methionine (S)-S-oxide reductase MsrA gives MSDERAVLAGGCFWGMQDLIRRQEGVVTTRVGYTGGDVPNATYRNHGTHAEAIEITFDPARTNFRRMLEFFFQIHDPTTLNRQGNDRGLGYRSAIYYGDDDQRRVAEDTIADVDASGLWPGKVVTEVAPVGPFWEAEPEHQDYLERRPDGYTCHFVRPNWKLPVRAEALQDT, from the coding sequence ATGAGCGACGAAAGGGCAGTGCTGGCCGGAGGGTGCTTCTGGGGGATGCAGGACCTGATCCGACGCCAGGAGGGCGTGGTGACGACGCGGGTTGGGTATACCGGCGGCGATGTGCCGAACGCGACCTACCGCAATCATGGCACTCACGCCGAGGCGATCGAGATCACCTTCGATCCGGCGCGGACGAATTTCCGTCGGATGCTGGAGTTCTTCTTCCAGATCCATGATCCGACGACGTTGAACCGGCAGGGCAACGATCGTGGCCTGGGCTACCGCTCGGCGATCTATTATGGCGATGACGATCAGCGCCGCGTCGCCGAGGACACCATCGCGGATGTCGACGCCTCCGGACTTTGGCCTGGGAAGGTGGTCACCGAGGTGGCACCGGTCGGTCCGTTCTGGGAGGCCGAACCGGAGCATCAGGATTATCTGGAGCGCCGGCCTGACGGGTACACATGCCACTTCGTCCGGCCGAACTGGAAGCTGCCGGTACGGGCGGAAGCGCTTCAAGACACCTGA
- a CDS encoding SDR family oxidoreductase, with translation MTTDPLHKYPRPPFEAQPQGFPGTTGKMAPEPDHGEESYKGAGKLSGKAALITGGDSGIGRAVAIAFAREGADVAISYLPEEQADAEAVRGWIEKAGRRALLLPGDLKDAAYGREIVARTAEAFGGLDLLVNNGAFQHPNEGLDGIEDRVFEDHFRTNVFGPFYVTKAALAHMKPGASVIFTSSVNSKHPMPSLLAYSATKGALSNMVLGLAQLLAEKGIRVNGVLPGPIWTPFIPAGMDQDSVKSFGSKVPFGRPGQPAELASAYVMLASDDSSYTSGALITVAGGMPVF, from the coding sequence ATGACGACCGATCCCCTGCACAAGTACCCGCGGCCTCCCTTCGAGGCCCAGCCCCAGGGATTTCCCGGCACGACCGGCAAGATGGCGCCCGAGCCCGATCATGGCGAGGAAAGTTACAAGGGCGCTGGCAAGCTCTCCGGCAAAGCCGCCCTGATCACCGGGGGCGATAGCGGCATCGGACGCGCCGTCGCCATCGCCTTCGCCCGAGAGGGCGCCGACGTTGCCATCTCCTATCTCCCGGAAGAACAGGCCGACGCGGAGGCGGTCCGAGGCTGGATCGAGAAAGCCGGACGGCGGGCACTCCTCCTACCGGGCGATCTCAAGGATGCGGCCTACGGGCGCGAGATCGTGGCGCGCACCGCCGAGGCATTCGGCGGCCTCGATCTCCTCGTCAACAACGGCGCCTTCCAGCATCCGAACGAAGGGCTGGACGGCATCGAGGACCGTGTGTTCGAGGACCATTTCCGCACCAACGTCTTCGGCCCGTTCTACGTGACGAAGGCGGCGCTCGCCCACATGAAGCCCGGCGCTTCGGTGATCTTCACCTCTTCGGTGAACTCCAAGCACCCGATGCCGTCTCTGCTCGCCTACAGCGCCACCAAGGGTGCCTTGAGCAACATGGTGCTGGGCCTCGCCCAGTTGCTCGCCGAGAAGGGCATCCGCGTAAACGGCGTGCTGCCGGGGCCGATCTGGACGCCCTTCATCCCGGCCGGCATGGATCAGGACTCGGTGAAGTCGTTCGGATCGAAGGTGCCGTTCGGACGCCCGGGCCAGCCGGCGGAGCTCGCCTCGGCCTATGTGATGCTGGCGTCGGACGACAGCAGTTACACCTCCGGTGCCTTGATCACCGTCGCGGGCGGGATGCCCGTATTCTGA
- a CDS encoding metallophosphoesterase codes for MFHLIFGLPSLYVISRVVWPLPWPFALKAGVAILLLIASQYHLWSRLSSGSVFAPEFPRSLIVLFNWAFGAIFLVAAMQLALDVVALASKLMPGGGWAIPAGWRYAEAALAMILSAVAVQQAVRVPPLKDVTVEIENLPAGFDGYTLLQLTDLHLSRLFPAGWARQVVERSTALGVDLIVVTGDLIDGSLAARRADVEPLRELCAPDGVWVIPGNHEYFFEYAAWMRHYADLGMSVLENRHTVLRRGEDAVVLAGVTDLSASHSGQPAHDLDAALMGAPAGATIILLDHQPRDAGRAAARGVALQLSGHTHGGMIWGLDRLVARANNGFVSGAYAVGPMTLYVNNGTGLWPGFALRLGPSSELTRITLRAKPRS; via the coding sequence ATGTTCCACCTGATCTTCGGACTGCCCAGCCTGTACGTCATTTCCCGGGTGGTGTGGCCACTGCCTTGGCCGTTCGCGCTGAAGGCCGGTGTCGCGATCCTCCTGCTGATCGCCTCGCAGTATCACCTGTGGAGCCGCCTCTCGTCCGGTTCGGTCTTCGCCCCGGAATTCCCGCGCTCGCTGATCGTGCTGTTCAACTGGGCCTTCGGTGCCATCTTCCTCGTGGCAGCGATGCAGTTGGCCCTCGACGTCGTGGCCTTGGCGAGCAAACTGATGCCCGGAGGCGGTTGGGCGATCCCCGCCGGGTGGCGCTACGCCGAGGCGGCCCTGGCCATGATCCTGTCGGCAGTGGCAGTGCAGCAGGCCGTGCGGGTACCGCCGCTCAAGGACGTTACCGTCGAGATCGAGAACCTCCCCGCCGGGTTCGACGGCTACACCCTTCTGCAGCTGACGGACCTGCATCTCAGCCGTCTGTTCCCGGCAGGGTGGGCGAGGCAGGTCGTGGAGCGGTCCACTGCGCTTGGCGTCGACCTCATCGTTGTGACCGGCGACCTGATCGACGGGTCCCTCGCCGCCCGTCGCGCCGACGTCGAACCGCTTCGTGAACTTTGCGCGCCTGACGGGGTCTGGGTGATCCCCGGCAACCACGAGTATTTCTTCGAATACGCGGCATGGATGCGCCACTATGCAGACCTTGGCATGAGCGTGCTCGAAAACCGGCATACGGTCCTGCGACGCGGTGAGGATGCCGTGGTGCTGGCCGGCGTGACCGACCTGTCTGCCTCGCATTCGGGCCAGCCGGCCCACGACCTCGATGCGGCCCTGATGGGAGCGCCGGCGGGCGCCACCATCATCCTTCTCGACCATCAGCCGAGGGACGCGGGGAGGGCGGCCGCGAGGGGCGTGGCCCTGCAGCTCTCCGGGCATACGCACGGCGGGATGATCTGGGGTCTCGACCGGCTGGTGGCCCGGGCGAACAACGGCTTCGTCTCGGGCGCCTACGCAGTCGGCCCCATGACTCTCTACGTCAACAACGGCACGGGGCTGTGGCCGGGCTTCGCCCTCAGGCTCGGGCCTTCGTCAGAGCTGACGCGCATCACGCTCCGGGCCAAGCCCCGATCCTAG
- a CDS encoding NmrA family NAD(P)-binding protein, producing the protein MTIPVSGLDQILLAGATGSLGLRIARELRKRGARVRAVVRQGTTAVRTEPLKALGVDILDVDLDDAAQVTAACVGVDCVVSALNGLQDTILGTQSVVLNAAVAAGVPRFIPSDFSLDFTRTPPGSNRNMDLRRAFKERLDGSPIQATSILNGAFMDMLTGQAPFILFGPRRVIHWGDADQPVDFTTMDDTAAYTAAVAMDPTTPRILRIAGETTSPRGLAASAGDVAGRPFKTFRVGGIGLLEGMIKLTRLVAPGKGDVFPPWQGMQYMRDMYSGDGKLTPLDNDRYPGMRWTKVREVLAAR; encoded by the coding sequence GTGACCATTCCCGTCTCAGGTCTCGATCAGATCCTCCTCGCGGGCGCAACCGGCAGCCTGGGTCTCCGGATCGCACGAGAGCTGCGAAAGCGCGGCGCCCGCGTAAGGGCCGTGGTGCGGCAGGGAACCACTGCAGTCCGGACAGAGCCGTTGAAGGCGTTGGGCGTCGATATCCTCGACGTCGACCTCGACGATGCGGCGCAGGTCACCGCGGCATGCGTGGGCGTCGATTGCGTGGTCTCTGCCCTCAACGGGCTCCAGGACACGATCCTCGGCACACAGTCGGTGGTCCTCAATGCGGCGGTGGCTGCCGGTGTGCCGCGCTTCATCCCCTCGGATTTTTCGTTGGACTTCACGCGGACGCCGCCGGGATCGAACCGCAACATGGACCTGCGGCGGGCGTTCAAGGAGCGGCTGGACGGTTCGCCGATCCAGGCGACCTCAATCCTCAACGGCGCCTTCATGGACATGCTGACCGGGCAGGCGCCGTTCATTCTGTTCGGGCCTCGGCGGGTCATTCATTGGGGCGACGCCGACCAGCCCGTCGATTTCACGACGATGGACGATACGGCCGCCTACACCGCGGCCGTCGCGATGGACCCGACCACGCCCCGGATACTGCGGATCGCCGGGGAGACGACCTCACCTCGTGGCTTGGCTGCATCTGCCGGCGATGTCGCCGGCCGGCCTTTCAAGACCTTCCGGGTGGGCGGCATCGGTCTGCTTGAGGGGATGATCAAACTCACCCGATTGGTGGCGCCGGGAAAGGGCGACGTGTTCCCGCCGTGGCAAGGCATGCAGTACATGCGCGATATGTATAGCGGCGATGGCAAGCTCACGCCGCTCGACAACGACCGCTACCCGGGGATGCGCTGGACCAAGGTGCGGGAGGTGCTTGCGGCGCGTTGA
- the rlmB gene encoding 23S rRNA (guanosine(2251)-2'-O)-methyltransferase RlmB — protein MNTRRDGPGGPRTSRPGGSRDRFRHGPPSSGPRGVSGDHVVLYGWHPVSQALANEGRGLHRLLATENALARLTEELGPLRIDAEMVRPNAINALLGPDAVHQGLYLEADPLPGPELDELPDDALLLALDQITDPHNVGAIVRTAAAFGVAGIITTARHSPTATGVLAKSASGGLEHVPLVIVRNLSDALIDLGKRGFTRIGLDSEGETTLDAVGPKRPAVIVLGAEGKGLRQRTRDNCDVLARIPFSGEIRSINVSNAAAITLYALSVRGD, from the coding sequence ATGAATACGCGACGCGATGGGCCGGGTGGGCCTCGCACGAGCCGACCCGGTGGCTCCCGTGACCGGTTTCGCCATGGGCCGCCGTCCTCCGGACCGCGTGGGGTCAGCGGTGATCACGTGGTGCTCTATGGATGGCACCCGGTGTCGCAGGCGCTGGCGAATGAGGGGCGTGGCCTGCATCGACTTCTCGCCACCGAGAACGCTCTGGCGCGTCTGACCGAGGAACTCGGCCCGCTCAGGATCGACGCCGAAATGGTGCGTCCCAACGCGATCAACGCCCTGCTCGGGCCGGATGCCGTTCATCAGGGGCTCTACCTCGAGGCCGATCCCCTGCCCGGCCCCGAACTCGATGAGCTTCCGGACGATGCACTGCTTCTGGCACTCGACCAGATCACCGATCCGCACAACGTCGGTGCCATCGTCCGAACCGCCGCAGCATTCGGCGTCGCCGGCATCATCACCACGGCGCGGCATTCGCCCACGGCCACCGGTGTGCTGGCGAAATCGGCGTCCGGCGGGCTCGAACACGTTCCCCTCGTGATCGTACGCAACCTGTCCGACGCGCTGATCGACCTCGGCAAGCGCGGCTTCACCCGCATAGGCCTCGATTCCGAGGGCGAGACCACCCTGGATGCCGTAGGCCCGAAAAGGCCGGCGGTGATCGTGCTGGGTGCCGAGGGCAAGGGCCTGCGCCAGCGCACGCGGGACAATTGCGACGTGCTCGCGCGGATTCCGTTCAGCGGCGAGATCCGCAGTATCAATGTGTCGAACGCCGCTGCGATCACGCTCTATGCCTTGAGCGTGCGCGGCGACTGA
- a CDS encoding CHAD domain-containing protein: MGTPKEVELKLDCGAPELAELARHPLLDVAEPTEAEFLSATYYDTADRALHRQGMTLRVRRHGERHVQTVKVASSAAGLFDRSEWEWAVDGPLPDLSLLDDTPIPDVLGSASSPDLAAVVTTVIERTTRAVTYGVSRISATLDQGRVETPVGDVPLWELELELIEGIPADLFSLAQSLAETVPLRLGVLAKSERGFRILNETLRRPSKAGSVKLDQDSSATVAFRAIAIACLTHLRLNEDVFLKTRDPEGLHQIRVALRRLRSAFTLFKPILASDPAATHLREEIKRVTEPFGQARNLDVFLSETLPEEMAKRPDEAGLDDLRIRLEAEREIAYDAVFSILESQSWRSLILDLSAWIETGPWRNEETRSTISARDYAEEILDKSRRRIRRRGRHLHRVDAEERHQVRIEAKKLRYGAEFFASLYAGKKAQKRHKAFVAALSDLQDHLGALNDIATAHSVIASLIATGPTANSEGEAGTMFAAGLTAADGEARTNDLLRSAEQAHEALLDVKPFWR, encoded by the coding sequence ATGGGTACCCCGAAGGAAGTCGAGTTGAAGCTGGATTGTGGGGCCCCGGAACTCGCCGAACTGGCGCGCCACCCGCTTCTCGACGTCGCGGAACCGACCGAGGCTGAGTTCCTCTCGGCCACCTATTACGATACGGCCGACCGGGCGCTACACCGCCAGGGCATGACCCTGCGGGTGAGGCGGCACGGCGAGCGCCATGTCCAGACCGTGAAGGTCGCCTCTTCGGCAGCCGGCCTGTTCGACCGTTCCGAATGGGAATGGGCCGTGGACGGTCCGCTTCCGGACCTGTCGCTCCTCGACGACACGCCGATCCCGGACGTGCTCGGCAGCGCATCCTCACCCGATCTCGCAGCCGTTGTCACGACCGTCATCGAGCGCACCACCCGCGCCGTCACTTACGGGGTCTCGCGCATTTCAGCGACCCTCGATCAAGGTCGAGTGGAGACGCCGGTTGGAGACGTCCCCCTGTGGGAGCTCGAACTCGAATTGATCGAGGGCATTCCCGCCGACCTGTTTTCTCTCGCACAGAGCTTGGCCGAGACCGTGCCGCTCCGCCTCGGCGTGCTGGCGAAGAGCGAGCGCGGCTTCAGGATCCTCAACGAGACCCTACGACGGCCGAGCAAGGCCGGCTCCGTCAAGCTGGATCAGGATAGTTCGGCGACCGTTGCTTTCCGTGCCATCGCCATTGCCTGCCTCACCCACCTGCGGCTCAACGAGGACGTCTTCCTCAAGACTCGCGATCCGGAAGGTCTGCACCAGATCCGTGTCGCCCTGCGCCGGCTGCGCTCGGCCTTCACCCTGTTCAAGCCGATCCTCGCCAGCGATCCGGCTGCGACGCATCTGCGCGAAGAGATCAAGCGCGTCACCGAGCCGTTCGGGCAGGCTCGCAACCTCGATGTCTTCCTGAGCGAGACCCTTCCCGAGGAGATGGCCAAGAGGCCGGACGAGGCGGGGCTCGACGACCTCCGCATCCGGCTCGAGGCCGAGCGGGAAATCGCCTACGACGCGGTGTTCAGCATTCTGGAATCGCAATCCTGGCGCAGCCTCATCCTCGACCTGTCCGCCTGGATCGAGACCGGGCCTTGGCGCAACGAGGAGACTCGGAGCACGATCTCAGCCCGCGACTATGCCGAGGAAATCCTCGACAAGTCCCGCCGCCGCATCCGCAGACGCGGCCGACACCTTCACCGCGTCGATGCGGAGGAGCGCCACCAGGTACGCATCGAGGCCAAGAAGCTGCGCTACGGCGCCGAATTCTTCGCCTCGCTCTATGCCGGGAAGAAAGCTCAAAAGCGTCATAAGGCTTTCGTCGCCGCGCTGTCGGATCTGCAGGACCATCTCGGCGCGCTCAACGACATCGCCACCGCGCATTCCGTCATCGCGAGCCTGATCGCGACCGGACCGACTGCGAATAGCGAAGGAGAGGCCGGGACGATGTTCGCCGCCGGCCTCACCGCCGCTGACGGCGAGGCCCGCACGAATGACCTGCTCCGGTCGGCGGAGCAAGCACACGAGGCGCTGCTCGACGTGAAGCCGTTCTGGCGATGA
- a CDS encoding TlyA family RNA methyltransferase, giving the protein MTADRVRADRLLVEGGHFESRARAQAAIEAGLVTADDRPVSRASDRLDRRARIVASAPHPFVSRGGLKLEAALTAFGFDPTGLVCLDVGASTGGFTDVLLKGGAEHVYAVDVGRDQLHPSLRRDRRVSSLEGQDVRGLDTAMIPRAPSLVAIDVSFIALRLVLPAIVPLMAPGAALAALIKPQFEAGRDRVGRGGIVRDEAVHQAVCEEVTNLVADLGLTILGVIPSPVAGGDGNREFLIGARSMVRP; this is encoded by the coding sequence ATGACGGCGGACCGGGTAAGGGCCGATCGGCTCCTGGTCGAGGGCGGCCATTTCGAGAGTCGAGCGAGGGCCCAGGCGGCGATTGAGGCGGGCCTCGTCACTGCCGACGATCGCCCGGTGAGCCGCGCCTCGGACAGGCTCGACCGTCGAGCTCGCATCGTAGCGAGCGCTCCCCATCCCTTCGTCTCGCGCGGTGGGCTGAAACTGGAAGCGGCCCTCACCGCGTTCGGCTTCGATCCCACTGGGCTCGTCTGCCTCGATGTCGGTGCCTCCACCGGCGGCTTCACCGACGTGTTGCTGAAAGGCGGAGCCGAGCACGTCTACGCCGTCGATGTAGGCAGGGATCAGCTGCACCCGTCGCTGCGCCGGGACAGGCGTGTGTCGAGCCTCGAGGGCCAGGACGTGCGCGGTCTCGACACCGCGATGATTCCTCGTGCGCCGTCCCTTGTCGCGATCGATGTCAGCTTTATCGCCCTTCGCCTTGTCCTGCCCGCAATCGTGCCGCTGATGGCGCCGGGTGCCGCCCTGGCAGCATTGATCAAGCCTCAGTTCGAGGCGGGGCGTGACCGGGTCGGGCGCGGCGGTATCGTGCGCGATGAGGCCGTCCACCAAGCGGTCTGCGAAGAGGTGACGAACCTCGTCGCCGATCTCGGTCTCACCATCCTCGGTGTCATCCCCTCTCCTGTCGCCGGCGGCGACGGTAATCGCGAGTTCCTCATCGGGGCACGCTCTATGGTGCGTCCATGA